In Ardenticatenales bacterium, a single genomic region encodes these proteins:
- a CDS encoding bifunctional (p)ppGpp synthetase/guanosine-3',5'-bis(diphosphate) 3'-pyrophosphohydrolase, which yields MTTANSLTIDDLLKQLPTQLDAEARQQIGQAYDFAAAAHNGRTRISGELFIQHDLSVANTVNQIGIDIVSTSAAILHDSLLPHTGVQPKILQSRFGSEISKLVTGLDQLDPYVRLNTTANERNLELIRRAILTIIDDDLRIVLIRMADCLQDLRKAGYMPEESRLQVAQEASNIYAPIANRLGIWTLKWELEDLSFRYLKPEQYREIARYLAEKRASRDESVQASIRLLQAEIEKAGLRASVTGRPKHIYSIYRKMERKSLRFEEIHDVQAVRIILDTNDKNRCYQVLGLVHNLWTPVPQEFDDYIARPKPNNYQSLHTAVVDRDGRTLEVQIRTRAMHEEAERGVAAHWAYKEGGKANSALSRQIQMQRELLALLQEAEGQILDQSFISLERVPDHIYVFTPRGDVVDLPANSTPIDFAYQIHTEVGHRCRGAKVNGKMISLDHKLKSGDRVEILTTKNGGPSRDWMNESLGYTGSARTRSKIRQWFREQEREQNIQQGREVVERELKRLGLTATYTVEDIAYALHYDDVDQFLAKIGFGDIQTSQIGGAIASIKQKLQPDDELLPLLSNRPKSKGLTVRGVSGLHTRMALCCNPIPPEEIVGYITRGRGVTVHRKDCSQVVNINEQERIIEVEWGEKAEAYPIPIVIKGYNRPGLMNDITNTLKGRGIPLVKTKSTVASSVTTLYMVAEISSLEDLEWLLRKLENLPNVTEVRRQRWTG from the coding sequence ATGACCACAGCCAATTCCCTTACGATTGACGACTTGCTGAAACAGTTGCCGACACAGCTTGATGCCGAAGCGCGGCAGCAAATAGGCCAGGCATACGACTTCGCCGCGGCAGCCCACAACGGACGCACCCGCATATCCGGCGAACTCTTTATCCAGCACGATCTCTCCGTCGCCAACACCGTCAACCAGATTGGCATTGACATCGTCAGCACCTCCGCCGCCATCCTGCACGACTCGCTTCTGCCGCACACAGGCGTACAGCCCAAGATATTGCAAAGTCGCTTTGGCAGCGAAATCAGCAAGCTGGTAACGGGACTGGATCAACTCGACCCCTACGTACGCCTAAACACCACCGCCAACGAGCGCAACCTGGAGCTAATCCGCCGCGCCATCCTCACCATCATCGACGATGACCTGCGCATCGTCCTCATCCGCATGGCGGACTGCCTGCAAGACCTGCGTAAAGCCGGCTACATGCCGGAAGAAAGCCGACTGCAGGTCGCGCAAGAAGCCAGCAACATCTACGCACCTATCGCCAACCGGCTGGGCATCTGGACGCTCAAATGGGAGTTGGAAGACCTCTCCTTCCGCTACCTGAAGCCAGAGCAGTACAGAGAGATCGCCCGCTACCTGGCGGAGAAACGCGCCTCGCGCGACGAGAGTGTACAGGCGTCTATCCGCCTGCTGCAAGCAGAGATCGAAAAGGCGGGGTTGCGCGCCTCGGTGACGGGACGACCAAAGCACATTTATTCGATCTATCGCAAAATGGAGCGCAAGAGTTTGCGCTTTGAGGAAATCCACGACGTGCAGGCCGTGCGCATCATCCTGGACACAAACGACAAGAACCGCTGTTATCAGGTTTTAGGGCTTGTTCACAATCTTTGGACGCCCGTGCCGCAGGAATTTGACGACTATATCGCCCGACCCAAACCCAACAACTACCAATCATTGCATACAGCGGTCGTCGATAGAGATGGACGCACGCTGGAGGTACAGATACGGACGCGCGCCATGCACGAGGAAGCCGAGCGGGGCGTGGCCGCCCACTGGGCATACAAAGAAGGGGGCAAGGCCAACTCGGCGCTTAGCCGGCAAATACAGATGCAGCGGGAATTGTTGGCACTGCTGCAAGAGGCCGAAGGTCAGATTCTGGACCAGAGTTTTATCAGTCTGGAGAGGGTTCCCGACCATATTTATGTCTTCACACCACGCGGCGATGTGGTGGATTTGCCGGCAAATTCCACGCCCATTGACTTTGCCTACCAGATTCACACAGAAGTCGGCCACCGGTGTCGCGGCGCCAAAGTAAATGGCAAAATGATCAGTCTGGACCACAAACTAAAATCAGGCGACCGCGTGGAAATTCTCACCACCAAGAATGGGGGACCAAGCCGCGATTGGATGAACGAGAGCCTGGGTTACACCGGCAGCGCCCGCACCCGCAGCAAAATCCGGCAGTGGTTCCGCGAGCAGGAACGGGAGCAAAACATCCAGCAAGGGCGCGAAGTCGTAGAAAGAGAACTAAAACGGCTCGGTCTGACAGCCACATACACCGTGGAGGACATAGCCTACGCCCTGCACTACGACGATGTGGACCAGTTTTTGGCAAAAATCGGCTTTGGTGACATTCAAACATCCCAAATCGGCGGCGCGATTGCCTCTATCAAGCAGAAGTTGCAGCCCGATGATGAACTTCTGCCGTTATTGAGCAACCGACCCAAGTCCAAAGGACTGACCGTTCGCGGCGTCAGCGGACTGCACACGCGCATGGCACTCTGCTGCAACCCCATTCCGCCCGAAGAGATCGTTGGCTACATTACGCGCGGGCGCGGCGTCACCGTCCATCGCAAAGATTGCAGCCAGGTGGTGAACATCAACGAACAGGAGCGGATCATTGAAGTCGAATGGGGCGAAAAGGCAGAGGCATATCCAATCCCGATTGTCATTAAAGGCTACAACCGACCCGGATTGATGAACGACATTACGAATACGCTGAAAGGACGCGGCATCCCTCTGGTGAAGACAAAATCGACGGTCGCCAGTTCCGTGACCACGCTCTACATGGTGGCCGAGATCAGCAGTCTGGAGGACCTGGAATGGCTGCTGCGGAAGTTAGAGAATCTACCAAACGTGACGGAAGTGCGCCGCCAGCGTTGGACAGGTTAG
- a CDS encoding YtxH domain-containing protein gives MSDNNGEFGAFLAGFVIGGLVGAATALILTPQSGEDTRATLSQRGAEWRDRGTQQWGDARERASSVLAETRTRAQEASQQIQERIVLSGDRKGPSDRTDAGTHPTTDTPTDGSHEGEPPAAA, from the coding sequence ATGAGCGACAACAACGGTGAATTTGGAGCCTTTTTGGCCGGTTTTGTGATCGGCGGACTGGTGGGCGCGGCAACAGCGTTGATTTTGACGCCGCAGTCGGGCGAGGATACGCGGGCGACATTGTCGCAGCGCGGCGCGGAGTGGCGCGACAGGGGAACGCAGCAATGGGGAGACGCACGAGAACGGGCAAGTTCGGTTCTGGCGGAGACACGCACCCGGGCGCAGGAGGCTTCTCAGCAGATTCAGGAGCGAATTGTTCTTAGTGGCGATAGAAAAGGCCCGTCAGACAGGACAGATGCCGGCACGCATCCCACCACCGACACCCCTACTGACGGCTCCCACGAAGGAGAACCCCCCGCTGCCGCTTAG
- the mnmA gene encoding tRNA 2-thiouridine(34) synthase MnmA, producing MISTRNGQHPSPAQTRVVVAMSGGVDSSVAAALLVQQGYDVIGMMMRLWSEPGMGPRAPLNRCCTPDQMADARRVADLLRIPFYVIDVQDYFRRAIVQFFIDEHARGRTPNPCIECNRQVRFTHLLQRALALDADYLATGHYARVHHTHGNYQLLKGLDDDKDQSYVLHMLNQAQLARVMFPVGAYTKPAVRQIAADLGLLPVANKSESMDLCFLGDGDYRRFLTQHAPQLAQPGPILNTRGEELGRHDGLPYYTIGQRKGLGISAPRPLFVLAKDAARNALIVGTRAEVGQHRMEVRDVNWIAGQPPAFPIVTSVKVRYKARPVPATLTPGDDRRLRVSLHEPLPGITPGQGAVFYDDDICLGGGLIADMGFAPATEPEVAVARA from the coding sequence ATGATCAGCACGCGCAATGGGCAGCACCCTTCTCCCGCGCAAACGCGCGTCGTCGTCGCCATGAGCGGCGGCGTGGACAGTTCCGTGGCCGCCGCCCTCCTGGTACAGCAGGGGTACGACGTCATCGGCATGATGATGCGCCTCTGGAGCGAGCCAGGTATGGGGCCGCGCGCTCCCCTGAACCGCTGCTGCACCCCGGACCAGATGGCCGACGCCCGCCGCGTCGCCGATCTGCTGCGCATCCCCTTCTACGTCATTGACGTACAGGACTATTTCCGCCGCGCCATCGTGCAGTTCTTCATTGACGAACACGCCCGCGGACGCACGCCCAACCCGTGCATCGAATGCAACCGCCAGGTACGTTTTACGCACCTCTTGCAGCGGGCATTGGCCCTGGATGCCGATTACCTGGCCACCGGGCACTACGCGCGCGTGCACCACACGCATGGCAACTACCAACTGCTCAAAGGGCTGGACGACGACAAAGATCAATCCTACGTGCTGCACATGCTGAATCAGGCGCAGTTGGCGCGCGTAATGTTCCCCGTCGGGGCGTACACGAAGCCCGCCGTGCGCCAGATTGCCGCCGACCTGGGGCTGCTGCCCGTGGCAAACAAGAGCGAAAGCATGGACCTGTGCTTCCTGGGCGACGGAGATTACCGCCGCTTTTTGACGCAGCACGCGCCGCAATTGGCGCAGCCTGGCCCCATCTTGAACACGCGCGGCGAGGAATTAGGTCGGCACGATGGTTTGCCCTACTACACCATTGGGCAGCGCAAAGGGCTGGGCATCAGCGCGCCGCGGCCGCTCTTCGTGCTGGCGAAAGATGCCGCGCGCAATGCGCTGATTGTGGGCACACGGGCGGAAGTGGGCCAACATCGGATGGAAGTGCGCGATGTGAACTGGATTGCGGGACAGCCCCCCGCCTTCCCCATCGTCACGTCGGTAAAAGTACGGTACAAGGCACGCCCCGTGCCGGCCACCCTCACCCCTGGCGACGACCGGCGGTTGCGGGTTTCCTTGCACGAGCCGCTGCCGGGTATCACACCCGGCCAGGGGGCGGTTTTTTATGATGATGATATTTGCCTGGGGGGCGGTCTGATCGCGGACATGGGGTTTGCCCCGGCGACGGAGCCGGAAGTTGCGGTGGCGCGCGCATGA
- a CDS encoding AAA family ATPase, translating into MLTRLKVSGFKNLVDVDVQFGPFTCIAGPNAVGKSNLFDAIRFLSFLANDTLMNAALSIRAEGGRTADIRSLFHQSGNEYARKMSFETEMILPEVGKDDLGQKAIATITFVRYTLELGYRTDSALPTSASLELLREELEHINLGEAPRLLVFPHKVQSWRKSVLKGRRTSPFLSTVTEGGNRIIKLSQDGSGGRPRSILATNLPRTVLSTVNAIESPTALLARREMQSWRLLQLEPGALREPDSFSTPPGLGTDGSHLPATLYYLAHPYGANNHSPHTAPVYGQITSRLADLIDDISDVQVDRDQKRELFTLYVQQRDGTTYPARSLSDGTLRFLALAVLDLDPSASGLICLEEPENGIHPERIPAMLQLLQDIACDVDEAVGDDNPLRQVIINTHSPSVVNQVPDDSLLVAQIKETFSNNKRKKGVRFSWLPETWRTKADPDTPPIDRGHLLAYLNPILLEARGDAKKVRRVVDRDDIQMIFPLFQNQNE; encoded by the coding sequence ATGCTCACCAGGCTAAAAGTATCCGGCTTTAAGAACCTAGTAGATGTTGACGTCCAATTTGGACCATTTACCTGTATAGCCGGGCCGAACGCCGTTGGTAAATCTAACCTCTTCGACGCCATTCGTTTTCTTAGCTTCCTTGCTAATGATACCTTAATGAATGCGGCATTATCTATTCGTGCAGAAGGAGGTCGCACAGCTGATATTCGGAGCTTGTTTCACCAATCTGGGAACGAGTACGCAAGGAAGATGTCTTTTGAAACCGAAATGATATTGCCAGAAGTTGGGAAAGATGACCTCGGACAAAAAGCAATAGCCACGATTACATTTGTGCGCTACACGCTTGAGTTAGGTTATCGGACTGATAGTGCCCTGCCCACATCAGCATCTCTTGAACTGCTCCGTGAAGAGCTTGAGCATATCAATCTAGGTGAAGCGCCAAGGCTATTGGTATTCCCTCACAAAGTTCAATCCTGGCGAAAATCGGTACTTAAAGGGCGGAGAACCTCACCTTTTCTCTCCACGGTAACAGAAGGTGGCAACCGCATCATAAAACTGAGCCAGGATGGTAGTGGAGGACGTCCCCGATCAATACTAGCGACTAATCTGCCTCGCACGGTTCTTTCTACAGTTAATGCAATAGAAAGCCCAACGGCTCTTCTGGCCCGTCGTGAGATGCAATCGTGGCGATTGCTACAACTCGAACCTGGTGCTCTACGAGAACCTGACTCTTTTTCTACACCACCAGGCCTGGGAACAGACGGCTCTCACCTCCCCGCGACACTCTATTACTTGGCGCATCCCTATGGGGCGAACAATCACTCTCCGCATACGGCTCCAGTATATGGACAGATAACATCACGACTAGCGGATCTGATTGACGATATATCGGATGTTCAAGTTGACCGCGACCAAAAACGTGAGCTGTTCACCCTTTATGTACAACAGCGCGATGGAACGACTTATCCGGCTCGATCTCTTTCAGATGGAACATTGCGCTTTCTCGCCCTGGCGGTTCTTGATCTTGATCCATCCGCGAGCGGCCTTATATGTCTGGAAGAACCTGAAAATGGTATTCACCCTGAAAGGATTCCTGCTATGCTCCAATTGCTACAAGACATTGCTTGTGATGTAGACGAAGCAGTTGGCGATGACAATCCGTTGCGTCAGGTAATTATCAATACCCACTCCCCTTCTGTGGTCAATCAAGTCCCCGATGACAGCTTACTGGTAGCGCAAATAAAAGAAACCTTTTCAAACAACAAGCGAAAGAAAGGCGTGCGCTTTTCCTGGTTGCCAGAAACATGGCGAACTAAAGCAGACCCAGATACACCTCCTATTGATAGAGGGCATTTACTTGCGTATTTGAATCCAATTTTACTTGAAGCAAGGGGTGACGCAAAGAAAGTTCGTAGAGTTGTCGACCGCGACGATATTCAGATGATTTTTCCGTTATTTCAAAATCAGAATGAATGA